Genomic DNA from Lactuca sativa cultivar Salinas chromosome 8, Lsat_Salinas_v11, whole genome shotgun sequence:
agcttttattttttatgttttatgtaaattACATATTATAAAAGCTTAAACTACTTTTgtcaaacatttttatacaaataaaaactACGGTTTCCAACTACAAAGTCCTTTTGCCAAACATACCCCACCTCAATGGCATATTAAATATAGCATTCAAAAATGAATTCGAAAAATACTTGCAAAAACAAAAACAGTTGACAAAGCCAATGGATTCTATAATAATATAATTAGCCACTTAAAATGATTATATTTTTTGCTTATTGCAGGAAAGATGACACTAGGTgagggcattcacgtcttttgTACACATAAGAGATTAAAAACAAGTCATCTTTTACCTTTGTGGATGGAaataaaaattgcaatttttatcACATTGACATCCGTCCCATTCTAATCTAGTCACTCAACACAATACAATTTGTTATGTCATGTCGTAATGTCATATGCAACAAACAAAACTTTCAAATAATAAGAGAAAATCATATTACCATAAGGCTATCTTGGGACATGACAAGGAAAAGTACAAGTATCACGTTGTTGATCCAAAGACTATTAACCAAATTGGTCACATTATCTTATCTTTGCACATGTATCCAGCCCAAGCTTTGTTATTTTCTCTATGTTCATTTCCACCTGTCACCAAGTCGCACTGCAACATCATAACAGAATAaatacctttttttttcttttcttttttaattatcGTTCTCCAAATCACAAAACTGATTAAGAAACTACGTTCTCTAAAACAGGGACTGAAAATGAAGGTAAAGTTTTTAACTCTATTGACATTCGGAATCTAACATTGCCTCTTCAATGCTACCGCTACATGTTTGCCTCTGTTTCTTTTCAGCTACTAGATTGGATGCAGCACAAGTTTCACCAAACCAGCAATGAGCACCTAATAACAGAATTTGCTCCAAGTAAGTCATGACATCGACATGTATCTTCAATTATTACATGTTTTATAAACATATCATTTTACCCATTCCTTAATTAATGAACAGGAAACTCATGTGCATCTCTTACGGATTTACAATACTATCCTAAATCACAGTACTGTTATCCCAAGGCTCAAAGCAATAAACAAAGAGAGAAGCATTTTCGTAAATCATTTGCATGCATAGAGAGTGCTAGATCAGATAAAGATCAGAATGAACAGGAACCATCTGATGAAGTACTCTTCCATGGATTCCTGGCAATTGGGACTCTTGCTATTACTGAACCAGAAACGCCAACATTCGCCACCTCTGTTGAGAATATTACATGGAAAGAAACTGAAGCAACTGAGAATGAACTGAATGTTATCAATGGTGAGTTAGAAAAGGTGCTAAGAAGTGAAGGAAAGGAAGAAGGAGGCGAAAAGAAGGAAGATGGAGCAGTTGTTTGTCCACTACAGACGTATCTGTTTGGTTCTGTGGTTGGATTGCCTGAAACAACTACGAGAAAGAAAGAACATAGAGCATCACTTGGAGAGCTCTTTCAGAGAACTAAAATGGAGGAAAAAGAAACTGTTGGAACTAAAAACAATGATGGAGAAAAGAGAAAGGAGAAATCTGCTGTCCATTTGATGAAAAAGATACTAAAAGGAAGAACCCTGTATCCTGGTTCAGCTGATAAAAAACCAAGCAAGGTATGTATAGTTTAGCTCCACATTAATCTACCGTTTTAGTAAAAAGGGTAAATAATTTTTAATTTGGGGCTTTTTACAGCTCCAACGTATGTTCCATAGGAAAGTTCACCCTGAAAATGGTGCACCTAAATCTGACGATCTCTCATTATTTCCTCTGGTGGATACTTCTAAAAAAGGTGAAAATTTTTGTACCAGTGATTCAGATGGGAACAGGGAATGCTGGATCAAATCAGACACAGAGTGTACGTATACAAACATGAACCTCTGTcttaattcatttattattatgaTGATGATATATATCATATTTATCGTTGCTATTAATTTGCTTTTATATCATATAAGACCTTTGATTTatcattattatatattataGAAAAAGGTATTTTACTAATTAAGATGGAAAAGATTTTCAATTTCAAGTTGATAAGCAGCCTAGAATATTATCTGACTCATGATGGCTATTTCTTGAGTAGACCTGGTGCTTGAAGTAAAAGGGAAAAAAGATGGCAAGTGATGTAGCACTATGTTGAATTGGGGCTGGAAGAAGTATGTTATATATGCAACGTCTACATTAATTGCATGAATTCCTATAATAATTTTCGAGTGTTATGTCGGTTGAAGAGAATAAAAGGGCACCTTCACCTTGTGATTGGATGCATGAGCGTGCCTAAAACTTAATCTTTGTATCCCTTCAGACATTTGTGTATTAGTGATCATATACCTGCATTTTGGCAATATTTATTCAGTTTGAATGAAATCCTATACCTTTCAACTATAAATAGGAATACTTCAAAAAATTACAAAGAAACTTGTACATCTACAGACCATTAAAATATAGAATTAATATTTGGTATGAGATATTCTTAAATCACATATATAtcagtaatattttaaataattagtCTTCACAATCTGTAAATTGAAAAGAGGGACGTTTGGGCCTTTAGCAGTTATGGTCCTTATGAATAGAGTCATCAGTCATATAATAAAGGTGCCCCAACACTCCAAAGTCTAATAGCCTATATGCAAATTTGATTGAGGGCCTAGGTAGAATTGAAACTAATTTTAACCGTATTTTGCAtcattgtactttcaaaataaGATACATTAATAAGAATTCATTTATATTGAAAACTAGGtgtaagactcatgtattacatgagttcattaaaaaaaaaattaaatatgaaatttttaacctttgagaaatttgaatttataagaaaaaaaatatattaaattattaaaattaaagtgttttttttattaatttaaactaataatttagataaataaacacaaGAAACTAATAAAATTGTAATTTAGAAATTTAGAAATTAAGAAGAAATATCAAATAGTgatattgatatgcatttattgttacaattaatatatttaaatattatatacaatctaataaaatggaaaaaaccacaaaatatcatgtggaaaaaatttaattgaaaataactacaaaatgacatgtggtcaAATCAATGAAAGCATGCCATGTGGCAAAAAGTTGtttatttattagaaaggatAGTGATAACTAACAAGTTGGCGTTGTCTTATTAGGCCAGAGGGTGTGGCCGCGGTTTGTGCCAACTGGACCGCGCACACCGCCCCCAGACTACGGTCTGGTGCGGTTTTGGCTGCATTGCATCTGGAGAATACCGCGTCACGTGATTTGTTGGTGGAATAATTGACCGTTGAATGCTTTTGGgcgttgctttttttttttttctttttgccttTCTTTTCTATACAAACTTTTCTctctttcaattttttttaaaaaaaaaaccaccACTCTCTCTAAAAAATGTAATATTCTTCATCTTCTGAAGAATTTCACATTATTTTTGATGCCGCTGTtgttttagttattttatttgtgTTTTTAAATTTTCTAGGATTATTTTAATGTCATGTGTGTGtggttttcgttttttttttttttttggtaatgcaatgtaatgtttttttaattttcaagtaatgaaaaattatgttttttttattaaaaaagaatttttaattaaaatagctaaaaaagaaaaaaaaatgtggtACAACTCCCTTGGTGTGGCAAGAAACCACACTTGTATGGTAAAAAGTGACATGACGCTTATGTGGCGGGGGAGAGAGTGCGGTTTCGGTGGCAGCACCCCCTCCGGCCTTAGAAGCCTACATGGATAAATGGCCATGTTACCGTTTTCATGTAGAATCATACATGCATTTTTTTATGAACCGTTTAAATTCGGGAGTTTTTATTCATGGATTTGGTTATCTTTAGACCTGACAATGGAGCGGGTTTCGACCTTGATCTGATCCAAACCTGTAAGAATTATATGGGTTTGAAGCATAGTTTTTTATTCGTTTATCCGTTAACGACCCATACctgctaacccttttattaaaagggtcgggtatggattATCACCGATCCACTCAGTTTATAACCCGCcacatataaattttagaattatatatttatactttATACTACTTAACGTTTAATTTTAATTCCAATTGAAAATCCATAAGGCAAAGGCCAAAGGAAAACCACTTTTGCCTAGGACTCAGAAAGTCAACTTCTAAACTTGTAGACTTCTATCAAGAATCATAATGTCATTCAATTTATATACATCAAAAAATCGTCAATtccatttataaatcaataaaatcATTTATTAATAGGAAAAATGTTTGAAATTGTTCTTCGCTATCACTGCAATCGACAGTCACAAATCAATTGAAAGTTGTTCCAATAGTGATTTTTAATTCCAATTGAAATTCTTCGAGTATGTAATGTTCTTTTCTAAATCAacttttgttttattaaaaaaaaatgttatctTAAGTATTAAGGTATAATATACAATTTTTGATTTAATAAATGTTATTTGAAGAATTAAGTAAtatgtgtttgattattcaaaaaacccTATAGGTTACGGGACGGGTTTGGATATTCATTGATTCGGCGGATAAGTGTATGAGTTGCTCTTCTACGATACTCTTTTTTACAATTATTTTTAGAAAAGGGTTCATTagagtttttatgttttttt
This window encodes:
- the LOC111889473 gene encoding protein LAZY 1 — translated: MKLLDWMQHKFHQTSNEHLITEFAPRNSCASLTDLQYYPKSQYCYPKAQSNKQREKHFRKSFACIESARSDKDQNEQEPSDEVLFHGFLAIGTLAITEPETPTFATSVENITWKETEATENELNVINGELEKVLRSEGKEEGGEKKEDGAVVCPLQTYLFGSVVGLPETTTRKKEHRASLGELFQRTKMEEKETVGTKNNDGEKRKEKSAVHLMKKILKGRTLYPGSADKKPSKLQRMFHRKVHPENGAPKSDDLSLFPLVDTSKKGENFCTSDSDGNRECWIKSDTEYLVLEVKGKKDGK